The nucleotide window GAAATACTATGGCAggtatattttctattttgtctttctttttaactggattgtttcatttatccattcatctgtttttCTGTGAATTACATCCTGGGACCTATGCTCACTCATTCTCAGATGACACTGTTCACATGGGGCTTCCCTGTCCTTAGTAACAAGGTGACCCTGAGACAAAGAGCCCTCCTTAGACTGTTCACTGTCACCACCTGCCATGATGGGCACCAAGGACCCCACGAGCCTGGAGATGTTGAAGGCCATCTCTGCTACtccctggaggagagggaggctgccagaggaagacagaaagaaatacaggGGAAAATGTTGAGACAGCCTTGGGCCTGGATTTCTTATCTTTGCGGGCCGAGATGCAGTGTCTCTTTCATTAGGGtgttttttcttgggtttttgaCACTAACAGATAAAGGACTCCAAATTGGTAGCCACATCCCTGAACTCTCAAGCCACCCAAAGAGGCTGAAGCCACATCTGTGCCACTTTCTGTGGTCTGTCTTCATTCAGGAGATTGGAATCCCATCCGCTCCCTTAAGTTATATACAAGTGCATGGACTGAATGGTGTGTCTCCCCAGATTCTTGTGTTGAAGTCCTAACCCTCAAGCTGATGGCATTAGAAGGTGAGGTCTGAGAGAGTGACTAGTTCATGAGAGCTCTGTGAATGGGGACTAGCACAAGGGACTTCCTTAGAGGCCCTTTTCCCTCTTTCTACTGTGTGAGGGTACCACATTAAGATGGCAgctgcagccaggtggtggtggcacacacctttcatcccagcacttgggaggcagagggaggcggatctctgtgagttcgaggccagcctggtctacagagtaacaggtctaagacagccagagctacacagagaaaccctgtctcgaaaccataACAAAAGATGACAGCCGCAGTTTGTAAGCTAGCCCTCACCTGACCTGACCGTGTGGGATCTTATCTTTGACATCCAGCGCCCAGAATTATGGAATGAAAATGTCTGTTGTTCACATCTCCCAGCCCATGGTCTTCTGTTGTAGCAGCTGGTAGGTAAGCAACACCCCTGTGCTCCCCAGCAGACAACTGGCAGCCAAGCATGTTGCTAATTTCAGTGGTGAGGGAGCAAAGTTTGCTTAACCTGAGATTTTTGTGGGGTCCTGCCTAGCGTTTTCTCTCCAGAGACACCAGTGACCTTTTTGGGGAAATGGTCTTTTTAGTTGCCATGGAAATGATGTGGCTTTAATAGCCAGCCCCCAGTCCCTCTGGACAGGAGTTGAGGAGGTCAGGTCCTGCATGGGCTGAAGGGATGACTATTCCGTGGCTACCACGAGCCAGGTTCGTCTCTTCTGCTCTGTGAGCTTGGCTGGTCTGTTGCTTGTTCGGGTGGTTTTCATTTGATTATTTGCttgggcttttgttgttgataCTTCTgactttgatttttaaacataACCTGGTGCTTCTCAAGGCTGGTTTGCAGAACTGCACAGCCTCTGGTGTAGAATGTGCTCCTTGACCAGCCCTGGGCTTTAGGGGAATCCTTTTGCCTGAATAACTGGTGGCTGGCTGTGGCCAAGCCCGGGTGGAGCTGACCCGGGTGGTGGCTGGACGCCAGCCAGGCCTTGCCCTGTCACACACAAACAGCTCTCCTGAAGCCCTCCACAgaaggagacagaaaacaaagcagggaagcatcattaatttatttaagtttacccaaaataaaacagaagtttGTTatcatataaaaaaacaaaaaaacaccccccccccaaaaaaaaagaaccaagcaTTTTTGCATATGGGAAGTTTCACAATCTGGGAATGAGCCATAGTGCTGGGTTTTCTGAGCAAAAGGCTCAGGATGTCGTTTCAGCTAGATGAGGTGGCCAAGGTGACATATCAGACCCCAGAGCAGTTTGACACCAGCCACCACAGCCTCTGCTCCAGACTGTGGCACTTGGGACTCTTTCAATGTCCGCTTTTGTGACCCATAAAGTCTTTGCAGCATGGCCCTTCCTATTCAGTCCTCCCTgtcacttccccttctctttctggtCATCCATTAACCTCTTCACATACCAACTTCCAATAAGACAACATCCTCCTGGTAGGAAACACATCCCTCACCTCCTCCAAAACCTACCTCAAGTTCCTCTCTTCTAGCCAGCACCCCAAAACCTGACCCAGTTCACCTCCagagtgcattagctggctggaGGAACACCCTTCAGGGCTGAGGAACTGGTCCCTAGTCTGGGCCTGTCACCTGATTGCTGTTATAGTTTTAAGTATAGTCTAAGTAACTTTTAACAGAAAATCCAAGATCCAAACTGCTTTGGAATCCAAGGGTTTCTGAGTGATAATATGTTGCCACGAGTAGAAAATCCCACACCATGAAATCTCATTTCGTGCACATAACATTATTTAAGAACACTGTATAAAATTACCTTCAAGCTGTGTACATACGGTattatgaaatagaaatgaatttcAGGCTTATACTTGGGTCCCACCCCCAAGATACCTCATTATATGTACTCAAAGATACCTAAGCCTGAAAAGACTAAAATCCAAAACTTTTTAGTCCCAAGCATTTTGGATAAGGGATCCTTAACCTGTGTGTTCTTATGTTTACGACCCCAGTTCTCCTGTGTCAACGGGTGTGCTACAATAGCAGTGGATGCTAATGTGCCCTGAAAAGTATGCAAATAGAGTGCAAGCAGGGTTACCCTGGGCACTGTCACAGCTCAGGCTGTTTCCCACCGGTTGAAGACAGCACTGTACTCTCAGCTGTGTGGTGCTGCCATGGTGAAGTATCCACCTTGGCACACCGGTGACTAGGGTTTTACCGCAGGGACACGAGTCCCCgagttttgtgtttctttggtgAGCTGCTCTAGCCCACAGCACCAGTCAGGGCTGAGCACGCAGCGGTGCTCAGTCTTAAAGTCTATTGCTTTCCATCAAGTTTTCTTGCAGGAACCACAGGGTGCAGGGGTGGTGGAAAAACCCAAGCCCCTTTGTTCATCCTCTTGAACATGACCTCCAGCCTGAAGGGCAATTCTGGCAGCCTGGCCTGGGGCCCTGGCACTTCCTCAGCAGTGCTGGCCCAGGGCTCAGGACCATCAGCTGAATTGAATGATTTCTCATTCCCACTGGAACGAAACTCCCCACAGAATGGGTGGGAAACATGGTTTTGCTTTGGATGAACCAGTCAGATTGACATGCAAACACCTACCAGGGTTACTGCCAGGTTAAGAAACCCATTGTGGGGATCAACCCTGGACAACTTGGAGGGCCACACCAGGGACCCTTTTCTTGGGGATCACTGTCTCAACTGTGGTACCCTTACTCCCTGAGCTCGGCAATATGCCAATAAAATGGCCTGTAGCTTTAGCCCCCTCCAAGGGTGCCTGGTGCTCTCTAAATTGTTCTTTTCACCAAAACCACACTAGGTGGTTGCAGAAGCTGAGGAAGTCGCCTCACCCTTTTAGGAAAGCCCACCACATGTGTGTTATTCAAAGAACACATTCTgaatcctcctccctctccctaaCACATTCCCTACCCCCAGGTGCACAGAGATACATATTACACTTGACAAAATTCATCTTCTTTTGATAATAACCTAGACTATCCTCCAGGCAATGCCACTGCAAAAGTGTTTGCATGAAATCACTCACAATAGAAACAAAGCCAGTCACCAGAGGACAGACTTGAGAGCCACCTTGCAGTCACTCAAAACGGGTTTGCCTTAGGCTGGCCATCGATGGGACTGAAAACAGCCTCCCTACCCCTGACTGACCCCCAagcctgagaaaacaaaacaaaacaaaacaaaacaaaaaacccaatgcTTTGCTTCAAATCCACCCAAAGTAAAatgcagaataaataaataagcacttCCAATGTGCGCTGCTTGGGAGTTTCCAGCTGTGTGTGGCTGCAGCCTTCATGGTGCTCCCCGGAGACTCTGAGACAATCCAAAGGCTCTACCCACCCCTTCTTCACATCCCCTGGGTCACAGGAAAGCATGTACCGAGAGGCAGGTGGAACAGGGATGGCTCTTATCTATACTTGCTGAAGAACTGGGTGAGAATCACCTCTGCAGACTGGTTCTCCCAGTGCTCATGGAATCGTGTGTATACCTTTAGTCAAGCATTGTGGAGTCATGCCTTTGGAAGAGTGGCCTAGAGGAGTGAGAGAAATGGACAGAGTCCTGGATGAGGGGTGTGCACACATGGCTCTCCTTTCCCAGAGACACCTGGAAGCCAAGGTTTCTTCCCTGAACACAATCCTTGGGAGATTGGTGGTCCTTGAAACCTCAGCATTCGGGGCTAAGGTCCAACTGTTGCAGAATGTCCTGTAGAGAGCCCTGCAGCCTGCTCAGAGCCACCACCTCTGTGGAGTAGAGTGAGGCTTCCAAGACGCCATCCAGGCTCTCTAGCTTCTGCGGGTCACTGGTCTGAGGCAGGGAGCAGCTCTTGGAGGAGGCCAGCAGATGGAGAAGGTCTCGGAGGTTCTCCAGGTCGTTAGATATTTGCACCACATTTCGGGAAGGCAGGCTGGAGAGGATCTGTTGGTAGACTGCCAGAGTCTGCTCCATCTTAGACAAACTCAGGATGGGGTGGAGCCCGGGAATAAAGTCCAGACCGGTGACCCTCTGCTTGGCGGACACCGACTGCTgtacaggaaggaggaaggggagcagCAGACACTCAGCAAATGGAGGGGAATCAGTCTCCAAAGCCCTCTAGCCCATCTGTGAGCCTGAgatgcctccttccttcctcaccttCCTGGTCCTGGCCCTTATCTCCTGTGCTCAGCTGAGGGCTGAGCCACTGAGCTGGTCTCTCAGACTTCTGTCATTCTGAGCCACCCCTCCCTTCATCTCTGACTAATCTTCTTGGGTAATTCCTTTCTCCAAATGACATCTGTGAGGGACTAGCCATGGCTCTCTACTCCTCATACTCACTCCCTTATCAGGCCTCTCCCTCCCCGGTCTTATTCTTACGTAGCTCCCTCTCATTAGAGTCAAAGTCacgcccctcccccactctggtGAATCTGGTTTCCAGGAAGAACTCTTCCCACCCAGTGATAGTCTCTCATTGCTACCCACATTTGGGTAGTTGGGTCCCCCACGTGCAGCCCTGATGACTGCTTTTGAAAGATGATGAAGATTGTTCTTCTGTGTGACTTTGAAAGGAGGGTGAGCCATAGGCAGGAAAAGCTGTAGCCCAAATGGTTAGGAGCCTAAGGTTCCTCCTGTGTAGACTGGCAAGGGGAGACACTGCTGGGCGTCTGGCCACCTGTCGATGGGACACCATAACCTTTAGGGTTTCCTGTGGTCCTGGAAACGAGGAGTCACGGAAGAGGATTCAGggggaagagagtgagagagacagaagcaAAGGGCTGAGGAAAAGGGGAGATGGGCTGTAGAGCAGGGAGGGACCACAGGTCTCCCTGATGTGCGCCTTATACCCTCAGCTTACATGAGGGCAGGCTTTCCTGTGGCAGAGGGAAAATGAACATAAGTGGCCTGATCACAGAATCTATAGTTTCTTAATGGGAGAATATGACAAAGTCAAATTCCTTAAAGTGGCTTAGAACTAGAACCACAGTTGAGCAGTTTAGTACTGGAACCACTCAGCTCTGGATTCCAACAGGTGGAGGGGTCCAGAGCCATAGCCAGAGAGAATGGACACCCTAGGCTTATAAATCCTCAGCCTCCAGGTCATGCCTGGCATTCCGACTCTGATTCCAGCCcaatttttctttgtctctcaGAGTCTCCCTACCGTGTGCGAAATGTCATTGATCCTGGTGACAATGGTCTTGATGAGGGTTTTGGTGTCATCCTGGACTTTCTGGATAGGCACAGCTTGAACATAGGACAGACAGGACCAAAGCCACAGGAAACGGCACAGGGGTCTCCAGCACATTTTCCTTCCTGGGATCTTCCTGGGCCTGCAAACAGAAGGAATGACACTTTTCAGGAGCCCAGTATAAATCCCCCTGTTGGCCCTGCTGCCAATCTGCCATCAGATGTGGATAGATAAGATTTGCTTTCCTCCCTAGCTAGCTACCATCTTCTCAAAGTCAAAGACAGCTCATTATGGAACCTGGGTTAATGAAACGCATCCCCTTGGGAAGATTTTTGACAGGTCAATAAAGCCACAATGATGTGTCCTGTCCATCATAGGGCAGTATTTGTCGGATGGGTGTGATGGTGATGGGGGCTTTATTGCATACTTCAAGGGAAAGAGAACCACCTCTTAAGGTCTAGATTGAACAGAGCTGTTTACTCACTGCCTGACTTTAGGTGTATCACACAACCACTCAAAACCCCACCTTGCTCCCTGTAATCTTCCTATCCGAGCTTTTATGAAGATGGAATTAGCTAATGCACATGGAAGAGTTGGAAGAGTTGTGAGTGCTCCTCTGGCTACTCTGTTATCAGGGACACAGTGCTGCCTGGCCCATCCTGTTACTCTGTTACCACCTTCCTTGCTGATTTATaacttccttcctctcccagggGGAACGTGAATGCAAGCAGCGTTTCCCCATCAGACACAGGGCACCAAGGACGGAGGATACTTCCTACCCTCCAGCACCGCAGTGTAACGGGAGGGACAGACAAGCAAGTAGGCTGTTTCAATGCAGGAAGATGGAGCTTCACAGAAGACAAGTGTGAGACAACGAAGGAGCCTAGAGGAGGCTGCCATGGCTGGTGCTGAAGGCCGAGAAGGGGCTGGGAGAGCAGAACTCGGTCACCACATGTGGCCAAGACATCAGAAGTGCaaaggtgtgggggcaggagcgAACACGGCACGTTCACTTAGAATGCTGGAAATTTCAGTCATGGAACCCTGAGTTTTTAAATTAACACTATGCGGATGCTTGATTAAGAAAACACAAGTTTGATGAGATGCATGAGGCAAAAAGGTAATAAAGTTAAATGTATGCAAGTCTGTAGCCAGTGATCCATGCTAAGGGTGTATATATGAGCTTGAATAATAAAGATATTCATAAGTATTAGGATGAAGAGTGTGGAGACGTAGAAAAACTGACTTTTCCTCTTTGCGTTCTTCCTCATCTGGGTCTTGGTGGAACAGGTGATGCATTGCCATCCATTGGTGGTAATATTAGTATAACTCACCTTGTGGCAGGACAGCAAAAATGAGCACACTGCTTATCTATTATTTATAGTGCTTGCTTAAAGGTACGCTCTTTTTAATCTGagttttacagaagagaaaacaaatgagCCTCAGAAAGATGAGCCAACTTTTCCAAAGTCAAAAAGATAAACAGAAGGCTGGGATGTGTGAAGGACAGCTTGAAATACAGCAGTCCCAACCCCCATCCACAACTTTCCAAGGCTTTAGTTATCCTTGATCATCTGTGatccaaaaatattaaatggaaaattccagaaatgaatAATTCATCAATTCTCAATTGTGCCATGCTGAGTAGTATTGTGAAGTCTTGTACGGTCTCATCCTGCCCCTCTTGGGATGTGAATCATCCCTGGTCCAGGGTATCCACCCTGTATACATTACTCACCTGTGAGCCACTTAGTAGCGGCTTGGCTATCAGATCAATTGTCATGGAATCACTGTGTGTTCCTGTTAACCTTTATTTAATTCGATGATGGCCCTAAAGCAAGAACTGTGTTTAAAGGAGGCACACACATTCAAGGAGGGAGGAATCTGAGTTCTATGGGTCTGGGCTCCAAGGCACAGGAAGAATAAACGGATATAATGGCTTGGTCCCCTCACAAGCTTCAGCTGTCCACTGGAAGTCATGGAATGAATTCTCCACAGATCAGCAGGGTTGCTAGCTGATATCCCCCTTCAGTTCCCTAAAATGCCAATGTTGTAGTTCAGCCCCAGGCTTTAACTGCAGGCCCTgcttctgttgtttgtttctatGTGTCTCTGGGCAGGAGAGATAACTTCCCAAAGTATCTGGTGCTACCTGTAAAATGGAGCCACCAACGGGTATAATGAGATGAATATTTGATATCCCTGCCTATCTTGGCTTGTGTCTGGCTCAGGGTTGAGGAAGTAAATGCCAGCCACTTAAAAATTATTGTAATTACTGGGCAGAGCTTGAAATGCTCTGGGCAACAGCACCTGCCACTGACCGAGTCACACACTTGGCCCGCTGCCTCCCAAGAGCATCCCAGCGGGGTACCTGGTGCTTATGGGTTCCCCCTGCAGCACAAGAGTGTGTGACATTCGTCTCTAAGATTTATGTGTTGACGACGCCCCCCCTTCCTTACAAAATTTACTACCAAATTAACAATGGTCATATCATAGCTATTTTCACAGAATGGCCACCCCAAACTATCGGAGGGACAAACAGGTTTACAAGCCCTCTCTTGGCATGGATCATATGCCCTGGTGGATTCTGGCAATAAATCACAGTGCTTTGAAAACATGGAATTGAGATGCTGTTGCTGAGTAAGTATGCCTAAGATGAGAGGTCAGGCTTCTAGGACACGCATGGGAGCGTTGCAGAGAGAAGTGGTCACAGGTGACCAAAGCCATGGTGAGAACCTATTGCCCCGACAGCACATAACATGGCCATGTTTGTGGAGACTGCTAGTTGCTTCCagtgtcttatttttctttctttcccagttgAAGACACTCCTGAGTCCTAAGGGAAGTATGCAGCCATGAAAAACAACTGCTATACTTGCCAGCTTCTACCGTTAGGTGCAGCCATGCAGCCAAATGTGACCAATTAAATAGAAGCAGAAATGCCATGTGGCAGCTCTTGGCATTGTTTATGGTGGCCCATGCAAACCTGTGACGTTAGcatttgtgaggctgaggcaggagagtttaTTGTAAacccctggccagcctgggctcagagTAAGACctggtctcagaaaaacaaaaacccaaaataagtaaataatgctGAGAAAACTAAAGAGCAAAAATGCCCCTCTGTTGTAAGAACGCAATCATTAATTGCGACGAAAGGGGCAATTTAAACAGATCCAATGCCTCAATTAACTCTAAGGACAGTGGGACACTGTCTGGTGATCAGTTAGAATTGGGGGTTGGTTGGAGCTCAGGGGAAAGGGGCCGTGGATGTCGTTCTAGGGAGCTGAGGCCACAAAGGCTTttctttctagaagtttcttaAGTGGGTTAAATACTTAAGAGTTGTTATAGTCTAAGATCTGGCAGAGAAATTGCTGAGATGCTGATGCAGTACACTGTGTCCCTCACTTCTGGGGACTGTTGCGCAGAGCCTGGAAAGAAGAGGGACCGTGTAGAAGGACAGGATGGACACTGCTGGGCTACCTTCCCGCCTACGTCTGTTTCACATGCAGGGTATCTCACTTGACAGCTCTTCTGTGCGCTGCCTGCCTTCCCCTGCCATCTAGGCCATGCCTTCTCCATTGTGACTCCCCAGTGGGGCACACGGGAAGGGGAAAAGAACAGAGAGGGGAGACTCAGAGGCAGCTCCAGGCAGTGACACACATCTTCAGCAAACAGGCTCCAGACTGGTCCAAGAGGCTTGTGGGCTGCATCATTGGCCCATCAATTTCCTCTTTCTGATCTCACCTGGGTCCTGGATAGTCTCCCCCTCCCCAGTTGGGTGATTCTTCAATGACACCCCTACAGGGCAGTTCTATGCTCCCACCTTCCACCTCGCCCTTCCCTGCAAACAAGATCGTCTTAATTACTCCAAGATAATGGTAGCCTTGGATATGAACGTCCTCTCCTTCCTTCGGTCCAGGGGACAGGGCTAACCCTTCAGGACAAGATGTGTGGGGATGGACACAACTTCTAGCTGCTTCTTCAGATCCAGACTGGAAGCTGCAGAAGCCCAGGTCAGTTATGCAGCAATGGGGGAAATGGCAAATGGGGAGCACTGGGTGACCGGGCATCTGCTGGCCAAGGCTGCCATCCTTGGCCTCAGTCTAGCTTCCCCCATACTAGAGGTTAGCGAGAGACCCAGAACACActcccttcttttcccttttctgaagCCACCAGATTTTTATAgaacttttttttctgataatcTTTGGTATGGTACTATGTATTAAATTCAGGTAATGTTTGGCTAAGGAGCGTATGAAAATATCTTGGAAATGCAAATCGAAACCACAGTGAGATATCATCTCACCTCAGAATGGCTTTTGTCAAGGACAAATGACCGCCCATGCTGGGTGTGGAGAAAGGGAATGCGTATACATTGCTAGTGAATACAGCCCCTATGGGAAACAGGGTGGAGGTGCCtctgaaaactaaaaatagaactaccttATGATCCAGCCATCCTATTCCTAGGCATATACccagagagaagaagccaaagagataTTTCACTTCCATGTTTATAGCCAAGATAGGGAATCAATCTAAGTGCCCATTGAggtatgaatgaataaataaaatgtggtacatatccacAATGAAATAGTATTCAccataaaataagtgaaatacTGTCATCACGGCAATATGAATGGAATGGAGGACATTATGCTGATCTCAAAGCAGAGAGCAAAGAACAATTCTCAGAGCCTCAGAGGagtgtgggggaggaggagaggatggctACTGTAGCCGAGTACAGGGAATGTTAGATAGGAAGTatgacttctttaaaaaatgtttttattggggctggagaggtggctcagtggttaagagagcatACTGCTTGCTAccccagaggatcagagttcagctcccagcacccatgtcagggtGCTCATAGCTTCCTGTAACTGTAGATCCAGGAAGATTTCAGTTCATTCTTCAAATGTTGGCCACAGTATGCAATTTGAAAATCACTCATCTAGCAGGAGCAATTTTATCTTCTCTGCAACCAAAGGCCTTGCTTGAGAAATCATGCTGACATTCTTAGCTGGTAGGCACAGTGTGGGTGAGGGGCTTATGTTCTTTTCATTCCCATCAGGGAAAGCAAATAGATTTCAACTCCTGTGTCAACTCTGATCAGTTTTCAGTGGCTCCCCGGGCACTGTCAGAAGGGGAACTGGAGCTCCTGGCACAATGAAAGAGGGTGCCACAATCCATTAGTGACACCCGCACTTGGCTCAGTGGCTACAGAGCCGGTGTTTATTCAATTTTTGTTGAATGGATAAGTAAACTATTCTCCCTCCTTGATCTCCATTGGCTGACCAGGTTAACCTGTGGTCAGGGTGGCTTCCACCTGAAAAAggcatctttctttgttttgaggcagtctctcaaagcccacactggccttgaactcttggtctgcctgcctctgccttcctagtgctgagattataggcacaaGCTGCCATCTTAGACTTTATTTCTGCCCCCACCCCGAAATGTCTATGAAGCTGTCTTAACATGCTTCAGTGtccagctttctctttctccatcatttTGAATCACCTCTGCGCCCCTCTGTGTTCCCAGCCTCTACATAATTCTGACTTCTCTCAGCTCCCGGAGCTCTGTTCTGTGTGGACTGTCATTCCAAGTGACTCCAGACCCATCCATGAGTCTGTCCCATCCCAGCACTGTGGGTCTTTGTCAGGGGACCCATGCTGAACTCCCCCTGTCAGCTTTATGGATCCCCTGCAGAGCTCTGGTACTCCTGAGTGCAAACACCATGTACGCACAGATGGGGACTGAGTCTATGGTTTAGGTGAAATGTCAGCAGAGACACGATTGTAGATTCAGAGAGctcacagacagcaggaaagatGCAAGCGTGTAGTTTGCTGTAGAGCAGGGCCTATCTGTTGTCACATGGGGAACAAGTGCAAAGGAGACTTGTGTATCTGAGCGCCAGGCATCCTGTTTTTCCATAGAACTTAACCTCTGCACTTCTGGGATGTAGACAGAGAAGAATTTCAAGGCTGTGTCCATGGGCTAGAACGCTCATGCATACTCCAGAAGAACTCCATGTCTCTGGAGACCCTGCTCTAGCTCCCTGTCTCCCACGTGCTCTAGGGGAATGACTGGGGCTCTGAAAAGAGTCTTCTAGGTGACCATCTCTACACCCCATGGGTCACGCAGACACGAGCGGCATCTGCCTGGGGCTGATGGACAAGAATTCATTGCAGCTTCCCTGGCTCTGTCTGtggctctttgatttttttttttttcctggaacagagagaggaaagtaTTTTCCCCAGATACCTAGAAGAGTTTGTTATTTTGGGTATAAGATGTACCAAATATGAGAAAGATGCTCATTTAGACGATGTGGACATGTTCCCCTCAGCCCAGTATCCTTGGGtgcttaagaaaggaaagaactgaaaagaatcttttttttggtgggggggagtGTGCTTCTCTTCATGCCTCAATGAGATACATGATCCCCGTGGTCTTTTCACCCCTAGAGGAGTGAGCTGGCTGTTAGACATTCCACCTTTGAAATTTGGTTCCATGCATCATACAGATCAGAGGAAGGGTTGGAAAAGCTCTCCCAGTCCTATCAAGAACTCTACAAAAAAAATATGACTCTCATTCCCACCTTGCAAAGGGCACCCAGAGAGCCTGTGCTCCCGGATGGTGCCACCAAGTCCCTGCCCTCTGTCTACCTCTCCTGACTACCCTGCTTCCAACCGAAATGACTCAACTACTTTGTCCTCTCTCACGCAGCTCTTTACACAGGCAGCAAGGTATCTGACCATACTGAAGGCACCACTTTCCCAGTAAGACGGAGAGGATGTATGGGCACCACACCCACAATCCAGTCTAAAGGAACCCCAGAGAGAAAGACAGCTGAAGGACGGGCATGCTGGAGCTTCAGGCTGGCAATGTGCATTTGGCCATCTTGGGTAGAAATGCCTAACAGTAAAAACCATGCTGGCTACAGGCCTTTCCCATGATCTGGGGTTCTGTTCCCCAGAGGCAGTCCACGAAAACGATAATTTGCATGGCTTTGAGGGTAGACAAAATGAGTTCtggtgcaatttttttttttttttttttttttttgcgggggtggAGGTAGGCGGAATGGGTTCTTCCTGACAGTGTTTCTACCCACCTCTACTCCACAGTAATTTTAGTACTGGGTTGGCCTCCTCCCCAGTCAAGACCTCactggaaaataaattttttcgGCAAAACAAGGCTGTATCTAGCCCCCGGGAACCTGGAAAGGCTGCATCCCTGCCCGTCCAGCCTCGTGCTTTCCATCTGACAGGTGTGGGGTCTGTTCATCTCAGTTCCCCAATCATCTCAGGTCTGCAGACCAAACACACTCCTGGAGTCCTGGCTGGCTCTGTAAGAACAGGTTGGTGCCCTGTGGGCACAGGCCGCCTAACCCGGAATTCAACACGCTTCAGCTCCCCGCCGGCTTCCCTCTGTCTAGAACCTCACTGCAAAGTTTAGCTCCAAGCCGTTCACACtactccctcctgcctcagtttctctggttTCCAGAGTTAGGTGGGGTGCTACAGTGCGCCAAGACGGACTGACGGAGA belongs to Onychomys torridus chromosome 3, mOncTor1.1, whole genome shotgun sequence and includes:
- the LOC118579301 gene encoding leptin — translated: MCWRPLCRFLWLWSCLSYVQAVPIQKVQDDTKTLIKTIVTRINDISHTQSVSAKQRVTGLDFIPGLHPILSLSKMEQTLAVYQQILSSLPSRNVVQISNDLENLRDLLHLLASSKSCSLPQTSDPQKLESLDGVLEASLYSTEVVALSRLQGSLQDILQQLDLSPEC